A stretch of the Asticcacaulis sp. ZE23SCel15 genome encodes the following:
- a CDS encoding glycosyl hydrolase 53 family protein, with protein MQLTLDNGGVGVVYWEPAWVSTKCKTRWGSGSNWENATFFDFDGKALPALDWPKAAYVYPVEMTFRVKDEGQTHLYLSGDFTGGLAVPMTKQGGDFVYKSWLRPGTRLIAGVATTPEALKDAPASEITVPDKAGIIRLLAK; from the coding sequence TCTACTGGGAACCGGCGTGGGTATCGACCAAGTGCAAGACCCGCTGGGGCAGCGGCTCGAACTGGGAAAACGCCACCTTCTTTGATTTCGACGGCAAGGCCCTGCCCGCGCTCGACTGGCCCAAGGCGGCCTATGTCTATCCGGTGGAAATGACGTTCCGTGTTAAGGATGAGGGCCAGACGCACCTGTACCTGAGCGGGGATTTCACCGGCGGACTGGCGGTACCCATGACGAAGCAGGGCGGTGATTTTGTCTACAAAAGCTGGCTGCGGCCGGGGACCCGGCTGATTGCCGGGGTGGCGACGACGCCGGAAGCGTTAAAAGACGCACCCGCCTCGGAAATTACGGTGCCGGATAAGGCCGGCATTATCCGGCTATTGGCAAAATAA